In Bacteroidia bacterium, the following are encoded in one genomic region:
- a CDS encoding ATP-binding cassette domain-containing protein gives MANEILKIENLSKRYGNIEALKELSLSINAGQVFGILGPNGSGKTTTLSIVMGIIHSDNGNYSWFENIYNNDYKKRIGSLIETPNFYPYLTAQQNLSITAKIKGVPESDISRVLTLTGLYERRDYRFDSFSLGMKQRLALSGVLLGDPEVLVLDEPANGLDPQGIADIREIIKGQAALGKTIIIASHILDEVEKVCTHAAILKKGKLLKSGKVHELLSNNEQVYLSSDRNPELFEFLVRAGICKNVTTIEKGILIDVQQPFDSAYINKLAFENGFMLHAIETRTQSLEEQFLELVNK, from the coding sequence ATGGCAAACGAAATTCTTAAAATTGAAAATCTTTCAAAGCGCTACGGTAATATTGAAGCGTTAAAAGAACTATCTCTTTCTATAAATGCCGGACAGGTTTTTGGAATTCTGGGTCCGAATGGAAGCGGAAAAACTACAACACTATCCATTGTTATGGGCATTATTCATTCCGATAATGGAAATTATTCATGGTTTGAAAATATTTATAATAACGATTACAAAAAGAGAATTGGTTCTTTAATTGAAACTCCAAATTTCTATCCTTACCTCACTGCTCAGCAGAATTTATCAATTACTGCAAAAATTAAAGGTGTACCTGAATCTGATATATCAAGGGTTTTAACATTGACAGGCTTATACGAAAGAAGAGATTATCGTTTTGATTCTTTTTCTTTGGGAATGAAGCAAAGGCTTGCATTATCTGGAGTACTGCTTGGTGATCCAGAAGTTCTTGTATTAGATGAACCTGCAAATGGCTTAGATCCTCAGGGAATTGCAGATATTAGAGAAATAATAAAAGGTCAGGCAGCATTGGGAAAGACTATAATTATTGCAAGTCATATATTAGATGAAGTAGAAAAAGTTTGTACACATGCAGCAATTCTAAAAAAGGGAAAATTACTAAAAAGTGGAAAAGTACATGAATTGTTATCTAATAATGAGCAAGTGTATCTTTCTTCTGACAGAAATCCTGAATTATTTGAATTTTTAGTACGTGCTGGTATTTGTAAAAATGTTACAACAATAGAAAAAGGTATTTTAATTGACGTTCAGCAACCATTTGATTCGGCTTATATTAATAAGCTTGCTTTTGAAAATGGTTTTATGCTGCATGCCATTGAAACCCGAACTCAAAGTCTTGAAGAACAATTTTTAGAATTAGTAAACAAATGA
- a CDS encoding ABC transporter permease — protein sequence MKRLLQIEFIKLFTYTGFWLPAIFWAVLFVLCLFLGTQININLPGLDSGTFFRFPALWNTTTWLASWFNLILAIISMIFVCNEFSFKTFRQHVIDGLSRTELFLGKVYLMLVFAFAGFVLVVASTLILGIFYNTSESWSAVFDTIYLPFVYFVQAFAYMSFAMMIALLIKNIGLSILTFFGYFIFLEPIVRNFFPENILMFFPMKVISNLTPAPDIFQISTNAQFTTTINGQIVNDAPAIPFEMPLWGNSLVAIGYIALFLTISWYILKNKKL from the coding sequence ATGAAAAGATTACTTCAAATTGAATTTATTAAGCTATTTACCTATACAGGATTTTGGTTGCCAGCAATATTCTGGGCAGTATTATTTGTTTTGTGTTTATTTTTAGGTACTCAAATTAATATTAATTTGCCGGGTTTAGATAGCGGAACATTTTTCAGATTTCCTGCTTTATGGAATACTACTACATGGTTGGCAAGCTGGTTTAATCTTATACTTGCTATAATATCTATGATATTTGTATGCAATGAATTTTCGTTCAAAACATTTCGTCAACATGTTATTGATGGTTTATCGAGAACAGAATTATTTCTTGGGAAAGTATATTTAATGTTAGTTTTTGCATTTGCCGGATTTGTTCTAGTTGTTGCATCTACACTAATTCTAGGAATATTCTATAATACTTCAGAATCATGGTCAGCTGTTTTTGATACAATATATCTGCCTTTTGTGTATTTTGTTCAGGCATTTGCATATATGTCATTCGCAATGATGATAGCACTTTTAATAAAAAATATAGGGTTGTCTATTCTTACCTTTTTTGGTTATTTTATTTTTCTTGAGCCAATTGTTAGAAATTTCTTTCCTGAAAATATTCTGATGTTTTTCCCTATGAAAGTTATTTCAAATTTAACACCGGCACCAGATATTTTTCAGATTTCAACAAATGCACAATTTACAACTACTATTAATGGTCAGATTGTGAATGATGCTCCTGCTATTCCTTTTGAAATGCCATTATGGGGTAATAGTTTAGTTGCAATAGGATATATTGCATTATTTTTAACAATATCCTGGTATATTTTAAAAAATAAAAAATTGTAG
- a CDS encoding DegT/DnrJ/EryC1/StrS family aminotransferase: MESIKMVDLKGQYNKIKVEIDNAIASVIDDTSFIKGEKVHLFEKELAEYTGAKHVITCGNGTDALQIAMMALDFKPGDEVITADFTFIATAEVIALMGLTPVLVDVDSETFLITPENIEKAITPKTKAIVPVHLFGQCANMEAIMHVAKKYNLYVIEDLAQANGSNYKFKNGETKKAGTIGHIGCTSFFPSKNLGCFGDGGALMTNDDDLAKKIRSITNHGMTVRYYHDNIGINSRLDTIQAAILRVKLKYLDEYNKARIFVANYYDKAFQNISWIKIPKRTAWSDHIFHQYTLIVEENKRDSLQKHLQEKNIPCMIYYPVPIHRQKAYSQYEFKDENFPVTEMLSGRVLSLPMHTEMTNEQLEYITESVVSFKF; encoded by the coding sequence ATGGAATCAATAAAAATGGTTGACCTTAAGGGTCAGTATAACAAAATAAAAGTAGAAATTGATAATGCAATTGCAAGTGTAATTGATGATACTTCATTTATAAAAGGAGAAAAAGTTCATCTTTTTGAGAAAGAACTTGCAGAATATACTGGAGCAAAACATGTAATTACTTGTGGTAATGGTACAGATGCGCTTCAAATAGCTATGATGGCTCTTGATTTTAAACCAGGTGATGAGGTTATTACTGCTGATTTTACTTTTATTGCAACTGCCGAGGTTATTGCATTAATGGGACTTACTCCTGTTTTGGTTGATGTAGATTCTGAAACGTTTTTAATTACTCCTGAAAATATTGAGAAAGCAATTACACCAAAAACAAAAGCAATTGTTCCTGTACACTTATTTGGACAGTGTGCGAATATGGAAGCAATAATGCACGTTGCTAAGAAATATAATCTGTACGTTATTGAAGATTTAGCTCAGGCAAATGGTAGTAACTATAAATTTAAGAACGGTGAAACAAAAAAGGCCGGAACTATTGGTCATATTGGTTGTACTTCATTTTTTCCTTCAAAAAATTTAGGTTGTTTTGGTGATGGTGGTGCATTGATGACAAATGACGACGATCTTGCCAAGAAAATTCGTTCTATAACAAATCACGGAATGACAGTTAGATATTATCATGATAATATAGGAATAAATTCGAGATTAGATACCATACAAGCTGCAATACTTAGAGTAAAACTAAAATACCTTGACGAATATAATAAAGCAAGAATTTTTGTTGCAAATTATTACGACAAAGCATTTCAAAATATTTCTTGGATAAAAATTCCAAAAAGAACCGCTTGGTCTGACCATATTTTTCATCAATATACGCTTATAGTTGAAGAAAATAAACGTGATTCATTACAAAAGCATTTACAGGAAAAGAATATTCCTTGTATGATATATTATCCGGTACCGATTCATCGTCAGAAAGCTTATAGTCAGTATGAGTTTAAAGATGAGAATTTTCCGGTTACAGAGATGCTTTCAGGTAGAGTGTTATCTTTGCCAATGCATACCGAAATGACAAATGAACAATTGGAATATATTACTGAGAGTGTGGTTAGTTTTAAATTCTGA
- a CDS encoding tetratricopeptide repeat protein, with protein MKDLILHAFLLLTFTINFFVSSNNSYAQENKVIDSLKTLIKTDKADTNLLNHLNDLALEYSFANTDSAINISNKAIKQASKILKETQDIKIRLSAQMILGKSCYQIASFYDDNGNYELSIFFNKKALLIYDILINTSDQKKVIQARKSKTLSNIGNIYNKQGDYPNAIDYYLNSLKIAEEIENKRLISTNLGNIGIIYKYQGNYEKALEYYFKALKIAEEINNKIKISSILGNIGIIYDIKQENEKALEYYIKALKIAEEIGDKSCIETNYINIGELYKEQKDFPKALKYYLNALKIAEEINDRSNLSVLQGNIGTLYTLTKKYADAEVYLNKALIGADSINYLLAIKEFNIELSNLYEAWGKTDNALKYYKKAMVAKDSLFNADKNQEITRKEMNFDFDKKQAAIKAEQDKKDAVANAYKNRQQLILILVCCVLLLVILFAFYIFRSLRITKKQKAIIEQQKFIVDEKNCELNSQNEEISAQRDEIEAQRDVLSEQNNLLYEQKQEITDSITYAKRIQNALLPTGKFANELLGEHFILFKPKDIVSGDFYWATRIDKWLIVTVADCTGHGVPGAFMSMLGISFLNEIVRKKEITQASQVLDQLRGSIIDALKQKGVSGEQKDGMDMCLCVINTETYEMQYAGANNPLYIVKSQKSKGERLESDFQLSDFELYELKGDRMPVSIYIKMAPFKNNIVQLNKGDCLYLSSDGFKDQFGGIDYKKYKSNQFKDLLLKIHQKPMSEQSEILHQTFINWKGNHKQIDDVTVLGIRI; from the coding sequence ATGAAGGATTTAATCTTACATGCCTTTCTCCTGCTCACATTCACTATTAATTTCTTTGTTAGTAGCAACAATTCATACGCTCAGGAAAACAAGGTAATTGATTCATTAAAGACTTTGATTAAAACAGATAAGGCTGACACAAATTTACTTAATCACCTGAATGATCTTGCATTAGAATACAGTTTTGCTAACACTGATTCTGCTATAAACATCAGCAATAAAGCAATTAAACAAGCTTCTAAAATATTAAAAGAAACACAGGATATTAAAATCAGATTATCAGCACAAATGATTCTTGGAAAATCTTGTTATCAGATTGCTTCATTTTATGATGATAACGGCAATTATGAACTCTCAATATTTTTTAATAAAAAAGCATTACTTATATATGATATACTAATAAATACTTCTGATCAGAAAAAAGTAATACAGGCACGTAAATCTAAAACACTAAGTAATATTGGAAATATATATAATAAGCAAGGCGATTATCCTAATGCTATTGATTACTATTTAAACTCATTGAAAATTGCAGAAGAGATTGAGAACAAAAGATTAATATCAACAAATCTTGGAAATATTGGTATTATTTATAAATATCAGGGGAATTATGAAAAAGCTCTTGAATATTACTTTAAAGCGCTTAAAATTGCTGAAGAAATAAATAATAAAATAAAAATCTCATCAATTCTTGGTAACATCGGAATTATATATGATATAAAACAAGAAAACGAAAAAGCTCTTGAATATTATATAAAAGCACTTAAAATCGCTGAAGAAATTGGCGATAAAAGCTGTATCGAAACAAATTATATTAATATCGGAGAGTTATATAAGGAACAAAAAGATTTTCCAAAAGCCTTAAAATATTATTTAAATGCATTAAAAATCGCTGAAGAAATAAATGACAGAAGTAATCTATCTGTTCTACAAGGCAATATTGGCACATTATATACATTAACAAAAAAATATGCTGATGCAGAAGTTTATTTAAATAAGGCTCTTATTGGAGCAGACAGTATAAATTATTTGCTTGCAATAAAAGAATTTAACATTGAACTCAGTAATCTATATGAAGCATGGGGAAAAACCGACAATGCACTAAAGTATTATAAAAAGGCTATGGTAGCAAAAGATTCTTTATTTAATGCAGATAAGAATCAGGAGATTACACGTAAAGAAATGAATTTCGATTTTGACAAAAAACAAGCTGCCATAAAAGCTGAACAAGACAAGAAAGATGCGGTAGCTAATGCATATAAAAACCGACAACAACTTATTCTAATTCTTGTATGTTGTGTTTTGTTACTAGTTATTTTGTTTGCATTCTATATATTCAGATCCCTTCGTATAACAAAGAAACAAAAAGCAATAATTGAGCAACAAAAGTTTATTGTTGATGAAAAAAATTGTGAACTAAACTCGCAAAACGAAGAAATATCAGCACAAAGAGATGAAATAGAGGCTCAACGTGATGTATTATCAGAACAAAACAATCTTCTATATGAACAGAAGCAAGAAATTACTGATAGTATTACTTATGCAAAACGTATTCAGAATGCTTTATTGCCAACCGGTAAATTTGCTAATGAATTACTAGGTGAACATTTTATTCTTTTTAAACCTAAAGATATTGTTTCAGGTGATTTTTATTGGGCTACAAGAATAGATAAATGGTTAATTGTTACGGTTGCTGATTGTACCGGACACGGAGTACCAGGTGCATTCATGAGTATGCTTGGAATATCATTCTTAAATGAAATTGTCAGAAAAAAAGAAATAACACAGGCTTCACAGGTTCTTGATCAATTAAGAGGTTCAATTATTGATGCACTAAAACAAAAAGGAGTAAGTGGTGAACAAAAGGATGGTATGGATATGTGCCTTTGTGTTATTAACACTGAAACATACGAAATGCAATATGCCGGCGCAAATAACCCTTTATATATAGTAAAAAGTCAAAAGTCGAAAGGTGAAAGATTAGAATCTGACTTTCAACTTTCAGACTTTGAACTTTATGAACTAAAAGGTGACAGAATGCCTGTTTCAATTTACATAAAAATGGCTCCTTTTAAAAATAACATCGTTCAATTAAATAAGGGAGATTGTTTGTATTTATCAAGTGATGGCTTTAAAGATCAGTTTGGTGGCATTGATTACAAAAAATATAAATCAAATCAATTTAAAGATTTGCTTTTAAAAATTCACCAGAAACCAATGAGTGAACAATCTGAAATTTTGCATCAAACCTTTATTAACTGGAAAGGTAACCACAAACAAATTGATGATGTTACAGTTTTAGGTATCAGAATTTAA
- a CDS encoding serine hydrolase, with product MSKLFFAFLLFLLSVVCISCSDIEQQRKGKCVTQISKLNTKKINTFLSSRNQAKQFDEFFNDLFQQQIFSGVVLVSKKGTVIYKKAYGLANRKLHTELTDDYVFQIGSASKQFTSVAILILIQQGKISLDDSIQKFFPLFPYKNIFIRTLLTHRSGLPNYMYFCDNLVSDKFKLLTNKDVVNIMCNNFPEKYYKSDKGYHYCNTNYALLAAIVEEVSGLSFEQFVHNNIFNKIGMNHSFFYSEIENYNNLNIATGYLSPKYEAGFFYLNGVTGDKGIFTTVDDLYKWDLALYSDSLVNKEILQQAFQPQTKTRRSNIYYGFGWKMYFLEDSTQVLFHSGWWQGFQSVIMRLPKDSSSVIIIKNKKTAHPVDQRKMIDILYPGNKLFGLRPVEIKESTETIDN from the coding sequence ATGTCAAAATTGTTTTTTGCGTTTCTTTTGTTTTTATTATCAGTTGTATGCATTAGTTGTAGCGATATAGAGCAGCAAAGAAAAGGGAAGTGTGTTACTCAGATCTCAAAATTAAATACAAAAAAAATAAATACTTTTTTAAGTTCTAGAAATCAGGCTAAACAATTCGATGAATTTTTTAATGATTTGTTTCAACAACAAATATTTTCAGGAGTTGTATTAGTTAGTAAGAAAGGTACAGTAATTTATAAGAAAGCATATGGTTTAGCAAACAGAAAATTGCATACTGAGCTGACAGATGATTATGTATTTCAGATAGGTTCAGCTTCCAAGCAATTTACATCAGTTGCAATTCTCATTCTTATACAGCAAGGAAAAATAAGCTTAGATGATAGTATTCAAAAGTTTTTTCCTTTATTTCCATATAAAAATATATTCATCAGAACATTGTTAACACATCGTTCAGGATTGCCTAACTATATGTATTTTTGCGATAACCTTGTGTCTGATAAGTTTAAGCTTTTAACTAATAAGGATGTTGTTAACATTATGTGCAATAATTTTCCCGAGAAATATTATAAATCCGATAAAGGTTATCATTACTGTAATACTAATTATGCTTTGTTAGCAGCAATAGTAGAAGAGGTTTCAGGTTTGTCATTTGAGCAATTTGTACACAATAATATTTTTAATAAAATTGGAATGAATCATTCATTTTTTTATTCAGAAATAGAAAATTATAATAATTTGAATATTGCAACAGGATATTTGTCGCCAAAATATGAAGCAGGGTTCTTTTATCTGAACGGTGTTACTGGTGATAAGGGTATATTCACCACTGTTGATGATTTATATAAATGGGATTTAGCTTTGTATTCAGATAGCTTAGTAAATAAGGAAATTTTACAACAGGCATTTCAGCCTCAGACAAAAACCAGAAGAAGTAATATTTATTATGGCTTTGGCTGGAAAATGTATTTTCTTGAGGATAGTACTCAGGTATTATTTCATTCCGGTTGGTGGCAAGGTTTCCAAAGTGTTATTATGAGATTGCCTAAAGACTCTTCATCAGTAATAATTATTAAAAATAAAAAAACAGCTCATCCGGTTGACCAAAGAAAAATGATTGATATTTTGTATCCTGGCAATAAGTTATTTGGGCTAAGACCTGTTGAAATTAAAGAATCTACAGAAACAATAGATAATTAA
- a CDS encoding TIGR01212 family radical SAM protein (This family includes YhcC from E. coli K-12, an uncharacterized radical SAM protein.) has product MESEKYNNYSNWIKNKFNERVQKISVDAGFTCPNRDGSKGNGGCIYCDNITFSPNYSSNAKSITQQLNEGIEFFNKKYPSQQYIAYFQNYTNTYSDLNNLKELYLEALSHEKVVGIAVSTRPDCVDNGALELLGELSKKYFVTIEFGVESTSDKTLSLLNRCHSFEDSVKAITKASSIGLRVCVHLIIGLPEENNLQIIEHAKQLSLLPINILKLHQLQVIKGTKLEELFLHNKNLIKIYSVDEYVDLTIDFLEHLSPEIIIERFTSESPLEKVIAPKWGGLKNFEIVDKIRKRLIERNTWQGRLV; this is encoded by the coding sequence ATGGAATCAGAAAAATATAATAATTATTCTAACTGGATTAAAAATAAATTTAATGAACGTGTTCAGAAAATTTCTGTAGATGCAGGTTTCACATGCCCAAACCGTGACGGATCAAAAGGTAATGGTGGTTGTATTTATTGCGATAATATAACATTTAGTCCTAACTATTCTTCAAATGCTAAAAGTATAACTCAGCAATTAAACGAAGGAATCGAATTCTTTAATAAAAAATATCCTTCACAACAATATATAGCTTATTTTCAAAATTACACTAACACTTATTCTGACTTAAATAATTTAAAGGAACTTTATCTGGAAGCTCTCTCCCATGAAAAAGTAGTAGGTATTGCTGTATCTACACGCCCTGACTGTGTTGATAATGGCGCATTGGAATTACTCGGCGAATTATCAAAAAAATATTTCGTAACAATAGAGTTTGGAGTTGAATCAACATCTGATAAAACATTAAGCTTACTTAACAGATGCCACAGTTTCGAAGATTCTGTAAAGGCAATTACAAAAGCATCATCTATTGGACTAAGAGTATGCGTGCATTTAATTATTGGATTACCAGAAGAAAACAATTTGCAAATAATTGAACACGCAAAGCAACTTTCATTATTACCAATAAATATTTTAAAGCTACACCAGTTACAAGTAATAAAAGGAACTAAGCTCGAAGAGCTTTTTTTACACAATAAAAACTTAATTAAAATATACTCAGTTGATGAGTATGTAGATTTAACAATAGACTTTCTGGAACATTTATCACCTGAAATTATTATTGAACGCTTTACAAGCGAGTCTCCTTTAGAAAAAGTTATAGCGCCAAAATGGGGAGGATTAAAAAACTTTGAAATTGTAGATAAAATAAGGAAAAGATTAATTGAAAGAAACACCTGGCAAGGTAGATTAGTTTAG
- a CDS encoding peptide MFS transporter, protein MFKSHPKGLLAAALANMGERFGFYTMMAILVLFLQAKFGLSGTNAGIIYSIFYFSIYILAFVGGLIADKTRNYKGTILTGIVLMAVGYLLIAIPSPTPTPNKTLFLTLTCIGLFVIAFGNGLFKGNLQALVGQMYDNPQYGKMRDSGFSLFYMFINVGAIFAPLAAIGTRNWWLGSHGFKYNADLPSLCHAHLEGTINSDAATSLSEMANKVSATPVTDMTAFANEYLNVFTTGFHYAFGVAIFAMAISLIIYMVNKKSFPNAKKVVTSSTVVDPDAIKMDIKEVKQRLYALFAVFAVVIFFWLSFHQNGLTLTFFAKEYTDLSSMKISLGSLTLQGAEIFQSINPFFVVFLTPIVLALFSWLRRNGKEPSTPKKIAIGMLIAALGFFVMAIGSYYSNLPLHSAINPEEGGVPLAESLKVTPFLLIFTYFILTVAELFISPLGISFVSKVAPPQYQGIMQGGWLGATAIGNSLLFVGAVLYDSIPIWMTWSVFVIACSISMFTMLFMLKWLEKVAK, encoded by the coding sequence ATGTTTAAATCACATCCAAAAGGTTTATTAGCTGCGGCTCTTGCAAACATGGGAGAACGTTTTGGTTTTTACACCATGATGGCAATTTTGGTATTATTTTTACAAGCTAAATTTGGTTTGTCAGGAACAAATGCTGGAATTATTTATTCTATTTTCTATTTCTCTATTTACATTTTAGCATTCGTTGGTGGACTAATTGCAGATAAAACAAGAAATTACAAAGGGACAATTCTTACCGGTATTGTTTTAATGGCTGTAGGTTATCTTTTAATCGCCATACCTTCGCCAACACCTACACCAAATAAAACTCTTTTCTTAACACTTACTTGTATTGGGTTATTTGTTATAGCTTTTGGTAATGGTTTATTTAAAGGAAATCTTCAAGCCTTAGTTGGTCAAATGTATGATAATCCACAATATGGAAAAATGAGAGATTCAGGTTTCTCATTGTTTTATATGTTTATTAATGTAGGAGCAATTTTTGCACCTTTGGCTGCAATTGGAACAAGAAACTGGTGGTTAGGATCTCATGGTTTTAAATATAATGCAGATCTTCCATCATTATGCCATGCTCATCTTGAAGGAACAATTAATTCTGATGCAGCTACTTCTTTAAGTGAAATGGCAAATAAGGTAAGTGCTACTCCTGTTACAGATATGACAGCTTTTGCAAACGAATATTTAAATGTATTTACAACCGGTTTCCATTATGCATTTGGTGTTGCAATTTTTGCAATGGCAATTTCATTAATTATATATATGGTTAATAAAAAGAGTTTTCCAAATGCAAAGAAAGTCGTTACATCAAGTACTGTTGTTGACCCAGATGCAATAAAAATGGACATAAAAGAAGTTAAACAACGTTTATATGCTTTATTTGCAGTATTTGCTGTTGTAATCTTTTTCTGGTTATCATTCCATCAAAACGGCTTAACATTAACATTCTTTGCAAAAGAATATACTGATTTAAGTAGCATGAAAATCTCATTAGGTAGTTTAACACTTCAGGGAGCCGAGATTTTCCAATCTATTAATCCTTTCTTTGTTGTTTTTCTTACTCCTATAGTACTTGCATTATTTAGTTGGTTAAGAAGAAACGGTAAAGAACCTTCTACACCTAAGAAAATTGCAATTGGTATGCTTATAGCTGCTTTAGGTTTCTTTGTTATGGCTATTGGCTCATATTACAGTAATCTTCCTTTACATTCTGCTATTAATCCTGAAGAAGGAGGCGTCCCGCTTGCTGAAAGCCTGAAAGTAACACCTTTCTTATTAATATTTACTTATTTTATTTTAACAGTTGCAGAATTATTTATTAGCCCACTTGGAATTTCATTTGTTTCAAAAGTTGCTCCACCGCAGTATCAAGGAATTATGCAAGGTGGTTGGCTAGGTGCTACAGCAATTGGTAACTCTTTATTATTTGTTGGTGCAGTGCTTTATGATAGTATTCCAATCTGGATGACATGGTCAGTATTTGTAATAGCATGTTCAATTTCAATGTTTACTATGTTATTCATGTTAAAATGGCTCGAGAAAGTTGCTAAATAA
- a CDS encoding NAD(P)H-hydrate dehydratase: MKIFTTNQVADIDKFTILNEPVSSIDLMERASKEIFRKITELFSKENEFVVFSGPGNNGGDGLAVARMLNDSDYKVRVYLADISGNFSDDCKINLERLKSIKEIKTEVVKNISEVNFKSSEVIIDALFGSGLTRQLDNFAADIVKLINNSDCKVVSIDLPSGLFGEDNTQNNKEAIVKANFTLTLQFPKLSFFFAENNRYTGKWFLLPIGLHKEKLNSENTNYYYIDKEFVKNIIVNRDTFSHKGSYGHALLFSGSKGKIGATVLSARACLRSGVGLLTTHVPKCGYEIMQTAVPESMVSMDKNENIISEIPAIELYNAIGVGPGIGTQKETVNFIKLLLQNCSKPLVIDADGLNIISENKDFLSILPHNTVITPHPKEFDRLVGDSETFYQRHLKAIEFARMYDVHVVLKGAFTQIISPDGNCYFNSTGNPGMATGGSGDVLTGIILSFLAQGYSALHASILGVYIHGLAGDLVVEENSQESLIAGDLVEMLGKAFNNLHS, from the coding sequence ATGAAGATTTTTACAACCAATCAAGTTGCAGATATAGATAAATTTACAATTTTAAATGAACCTGTTTCTTCTATTGATTTAATGGAGAGAGCTTCAAAGGAGATTTTCAGGAAAATAACTGAGCTATTCTCAAAAGAAAATGAGTTTGTTGTGTTTTCAGGGCCCGGAAATAATGGTGGAGACGGATTAGCAGTTGCAAGAATGCTGAATGATTCTGATTATAAGGTAAGAGTATATTTAGCAGACATCTCAGGCAATTTTTCAGATGATTGTAAAATTAATCTTGAAAGACTTAAATCTATTAAAGAGATTAAAACGGAAGTTGTAAAAAACATTTCAGAAGTTAATTTTAAAAGTAGCGAGGTAATTATTGATGCTCTTTTTGGAAGTGGTCTTACCAGACAGTTAGATAATTTTGCTGCTGATATTGTTAAATTAATTAATAACTCGGATTGTAAAGTTGTTTCTATTGATTTACCATCTGGGTTATTTGGTGAAGATAATACTCAAAATAATAAAGAAGCAATTGTAAAAGCAAATTTTACTTTAACTCTTCAGTTTCCAAAACTTTCATTTTTCTTCGCAGAAAATAACCGATATACCGGAAAATGGTTTTTATTACCTATCGGACTTCATAAAGAGAAATTAAATTCAGAGAATACAAATTATTATTATATCGATAAAGAGTTTGTAAAAAATATAATAGTCAATAGAGATACATTTTCTCATAAGGGAAGTTATGGTCATGCTTTATTATTTTCAGGAAGTAAGGGAAAAATAGGAGCAACGGTTTTGTCGGCAAGAGCTTGTCTGCGTTCAGGTGTTGGGCTTTTAACCACTCATGTTCCTAAATGCGGATATGAGATTATGCAAACTGCTGTACCCGAATCTATGGTAAGTATGGATAAAAACGAAAATATTATTTCCGAAATACCTGCAATTGAATTATATAATGCTATTGGCGTTGGACCGGGAATTGGCACACAAAAAGAGACAGTAAACTTTATTAAACTTTTATTGCAAAATTGTTCAAAGCCATTGGTGATTGATGCTGACGGGTTAAATATTATTTCAGAAAATAAAGATTTTTTAAGCATATTGCCACATAATACTGTTATAACTCCACATCCTAAAGAATTTGACAGGTTAGTAGGAGACTCCGAAACATTTTATCAAAGGCATTTAAAAGCAATTGAATTTGCCCGGATGTATGATGTGCATGTTGTTCTTAAAGGTGCATTTACTCAAATTATTTCTCCAGATGGAAATTGCTATTTTAATTCAACGGGTAACCCTGGAATGGCTACCGGTGGAAGTGGCGATGTTTTAACAGGAATTATTCTTTCATTTTTAGCTCAGGGATATTCTGCTTTACATGCATCAATATTAGGTGTGTATATACATGGACTAGCCGGAGACCTAGTTGTTGAAGAAAATAGTCAGGAATCATTAATTGCAGGAGATTTAGTAGAAATGCTGGGAAAAGCATTTAATAATCTTCATT